One segment of Salvelinus fontinalis isolate EN_2023a chromosome 42, ASM2944872v1, whole genome shotgun sequence DNA contains the following:
- the LOC129841283 gene encoding N-acylneuraminate cytidylyltransferase-like, which yields MAAARKRTLTGFEDVIDGKTKIFKDSGEKIHIAALILARGGSKGIPLKNIKVLAGVPLIGWVLRAAVDSKQFDSVWVSTDHDDIEKVAKAWGAQVHRRSPEVSKDSSSSLDTIQEFARLNPEVNVICHIQATSPCLHPFHLKEALELITNQGFTSVFAVARQHHFRWQEVKKGGSVATKPLNLDPSNRPRRQDWDGELCENGSFYIHTRATIEEGLQGGKWAYYEMLPEYSVDIDVDIDWPVAEQRVLRFGYFGLDKPEVVRLLLCNISGCLTDGRVLISVSGEEMISVNTRDTMGIRMLQREGVEVILISSSEDLTKALADKLSQRTGCEVRQLGKDIQGEAKAMMDDRDLDWKEVAYMGNDAPDVDCLNLAGLSAVPRDAPVVAINAAKYSCHNVAGLGAVREFSEHILLLKKKAKSQMEQDRIHRNTF from the exons ATGGCTGCTGCAAGAAAACGTACGCTAACTGGATTTGAAGATGTGATAGACGGGAAAACAAAGATTTTCAAAGACAGCGGCGAGAAGATACACATTGCAGCTCTGATCCTAGCTAGGGGAGGCAGTAAGGGGATCCCCCTGAAGAATATAAAAGTTCTGGCCGGTGTCCCGCTCATCGGATGGGTTCTGAGAGCTGCCGTGGATTCCAAACAGTTTGACAG TGTGTGGGTATCAACTGATCATGATGACATTGAGAAGGTGGCCAAGGCATGGGGAGCTCAGGTTCACCGCAGGAGCCCAGAGGTGTCCAAAGACTCTTCCAGCTCTCTCGACACTATCCAGGAATTTGCCCGATTAAACCCAG AGGTGAATGTGATCTGTCACATCCAGGCTACGTCTCCCTGCTTGCACCCCTTCCACCTGAAGGAGGCCCTGGAGTTGATCACCAATCAGGGCTTCACGTCTGTCTTCGCCGTGGCCCGACAACACCACTTCCGCTGGCAGGAGGTCAAGAAAGGAG GTAGTGTTGCCACCAAGCCACTGAACCTTGACCCGTCTAACAGGCCCCGGAGACAGGACTGGGATGGAGAGCTGTGTGAGAATGGATCTTTCTACATTCATACCAGAGCGACAATAGAGGAAGGCCTGCAG GGGGGAAAGTGGGCTTACTATGAGATGCTGCCAGAGTACAGTGTGGATATTGATGTGGATATCGATTGGCCCGTGGCAGAACAGAGAGTACTGAG GTTTGGTTACTTTGGCCTGGACAAGCCTGAGGTGGTGCGTCTGCTGCTGTGTAACATCTCAGGCTGTCTGACTGACGGCCGCGTCCTCATCTCTGTCTCTGGAGAGGAGATGATCTCTGTCAACACCAGAGATACCATGGGTATCCGCATGctgcagagagagggggtggag GTGATCCTGATCTCGTCCAGTGAGGACCTGACCAAGGCCTTGGCTGACAAGCTGTCCCAGAGGACGGGCTGCGAGGTCAGACAGCTGGGCAAGGACATCCAGGGTGAGGCCAAAGCCATGATGGACGACAGGGATCTGGACTGGAAGGAAGTCGCCTATATGG GTAACGATGCACCAGATGTTGACTGTCTGAACCTGGCTGGGCTGAGTGCAGTACCCAGGGATGCCCCAGTGGTAGCAATCAATGCTGCTAAATACTCCTGCCACAATGTTGCAGGCCTCGGGGCTGTGAGGGAGTTTTCTGAACACATCCTGCTGCTCAAGAAGAAGGCCAAGTCTCAGATGGAACAGGACCGCATCCACAGAAATACATTCTAA